Genomic DNA from Rhodothermus bifroesti:
GGCTACGCTGGCTGCCCAAGCATCGCATTGCGCAGGTCCAGCACTGGATGCAACGCTGGGGCTACGGTATCGTGGCGGCCAACCGATTTTTGAGCGGAGCGCGCTCGGTGATTTCGCTGACTGTCGGCATGGCGCATATGCATCCGACCAAAACGGCACTTTGGGCAAGCTTCAGCGCGCTGGTTTGGACAGCGCTGATTGCCTACGTAGGCTATGCCGTCGGAGAAAACTGGCCCGTGGTACAGACGTACTTACGTCTGTATGGGTGGGCGGTTTTAGGCCTTCTGGGCTTACTTGCTTTGATGGTGGGTATTAGGCGTTGGTTGCGGCGACAGCATGCCCATTTACCCCAGTTTCCTAAAGGGCACGATTGACAAAGGTGGAACTCCGTGCCTAGATTGGAAGTCTGATGCTGCCCCTAAGCAAGCTGGCGTAGCTCA
This window encodes:
- a CDS encoding DedA family protein, which encodes MMDWLTDLTQWALHVSPFWVYIALLLIAYGENVVPPIPGDLFVVFCGYLAGRGILDLGWVVFLSTVGGAAGFMTMYALGYRIGKAVLDPHRLRWLPKHRIAQVQHWMQRWGYGIVAANRFLSGARSVISLTVGMAHMHPTKTALWASFSALVWTALIAYVGYAVGENWPVVQTYLRLYGWAVLGLLGLLALMVGIRRWLRRQHAHLPQFPKGHD